The Brassica napus cultivar Da-Ae chromosome C7, Da-Ae, whole genome shotgun sequence genome has a segment encoding these proteins:
- the LOC106377763 gene encoding S-alkyl-thiohydroximate lyase SUR1-like: MLFDNCRKDVKKTILPLGHEDPSVYPCFRTCIEAQRPPLRHNVDLVCDRLKDIRCVVCPKKPESCTYLLTKLELSLLDGIKDDIDFCVKLAREENLVFLPGEALGVKNWMRITIGVEAHMLEDALERLKGFCTRHTKKTDTETESPSSVENE; the protein is encoded by the exons ATGCTCTTCGACAACTGCAGGAAGGACGTTAAAAAGACTATCTTGCCCCTCGGCCATGAAGATCCTTCCGTCTATCCTTGCTTCCGCACCTGTATCGAGGCCCAACGTCCTCCCCTCCGGCATAATGTCGATTTGGTGTGTGATAGGCTCAAGGATATTCGCTGCGTCGTCTGTCCCAAGAAACCCGAGTCTTGCACTTATCTATTG ACAAAGCTTGAGCTGTCATTGTTGGATGGCATCAAGGATGACATTGATTTTTGCGTGAAGCTGGCCAGAGAGGAAAACCTCGTGTTTCTTCCAG GAGAGGCTCTGGGGGTGAAGAACTGGATGAGGATAACTATCGGAGTGGAAGCTCATATGCTTGAGGATGCACTTGAGAGACTCAAGGGTTTCTGTACACGCCATACCAAGAAAACAGATACAGAAACTGAGTCACCTTCAAGCGTTGAAAATGAGTGA